A genomic region of Oncorhynchus mykiss isolate Arlee chromosome 16, USDA_OmykA_1.1, whole genome shotgun sequence contains the following coding sequences:
- the LOC110491224 gene encoding calpain-2 catalytic subunit-like isoform X1, with amino-acid sequence MTSMAGRLARQQERENGVGTNQQAVKFLQQDYETLLQGCLESGKLFQDPSFPAESKSLGYKELGKYSSKTKGLMWKRPTELCSNPKFIDDGATRTDICQGDLGDCWLLAAIASLTLDERVLARVVPPEQSFTDRYAGIFHFQFWQFGEWVDVVIDDRLPTRDGKLLFVHSAEGSEFWSALLEKAYAKVNGCYESLSGGSTIEGFEDFTGGIAEMYQLDKAPPHLFKIMEKALGLGSLLGCSIDITNSYETEAVTALKLVKGHAYSVTGAEEVHLHGDPVQLIRIRNPWGQVEWTGPWSDGSSEWKYVRPDEKLKLDHVAEDGEFWMSYSDFIRQFSKLEICNLTPDTLASDEVGRWNNYQYKGMWRVGSTAGGCRNHPATFCSNPQFLLCLEDVDDDPLDDVDGCTFLVGLMQKDGRRNRQMGEELSAVGFAIYAVPDEYKGQSNIHLGPDVLLRQKHVAMSSTFINTREVCDRFCLPPGEYVVIPSTFQPHKNGSFILRVFSEKHAATSEMGSVAAEEVKEIKVAEKDVDPNFKQMFKQIAGSDGEVTVFQLVEILNKVFAKRADIKTEGFSLETGRHIVSLLDKDGNSKLGLVEFHKLWMKIQKYVEIFKSYDSDRSGTMSSHEMRGALTEAGFHINNAVLQVIVNRYASAHYAIDFHCFVDCLIRVEMLFKMFKTLDTNASGKIELDVSQWLCLAIN; translated from the exons ATGACGTCTATGGCAGGTCGGCTGGCCCGTCAGCAGGAGAGGGAAAACGGTGTTGGAACCAACCAGCAGGCGGTAAAGTTCCTCCAGCAGGACTATGAAACGCTGCTTCAGGGCTGTCTGGAGTCCGGGAAGCTGTTCCAGGACCCCTCCTTCCCAGCAGAGAGCAAGTCTCTAGGGTACAAAGAGCTCGGGAAGTACTCATCCAAGACCAAGGGGCTGATGTGGAAGAGACCCACG GAGTTGTGCTCAAACCCCAAATTCATTGACGATGGAGCCACCAGGACTGATATCTGCCAAGGAGATCTGG gGGACTGTTGGCTGCTGGCTGCTATTGCATCACTGACCCTGGACGAGAGAGTGCTGGCCAGGGTCGTTCCTCCTGAACAGAGCTTCACTGACCGCTACGCTGGCATCTTTCACTtccag TTCTGGCAGTTTGGTGAGTGGGTGGACGTGGTGATTGACGACCGGCTGCCCACCAGAGATGGAAAGCTGCTGTTTGTTCACTCAGCCGAGGGCTCTGAGTTCTGGAGCGCCCTGCTGGAGAAGGCTTACGCCAA ggtGAATGGATGCTATGAGTCTCTGTCAGGTGGCTCCACCATCGAGGGGTTTGAGGACTtcacaggagggatagcagagaTGTACCAGTTGGACAAAGCTCCTCCTCACCTCTTCAAGATCATGGAGAAGGCTCTTGGCCTGGGCTCTCTACTGGGCTGTTCCATTGAT ATCACCAATTCCTATGAGACAGAGGCAGTGACAGCTCTTAAACTGGTGAAGGGACACGCATACTCTGTCACCGGTGCTGAAGAG GTCCATCTCCATGGAGACCCGGTCCAGCTGATTCGCATCAGGAACCCCTGGGGACAGGTGGAGTGGACTGGGCCCTGGAGTGATGG TTCTAGTGAATGGAAATATGTCCGTCCCGACGAGAAGCTGAAGCTGGATCATGTTGCTGAGGATGGGGAGTTCTG gatGTCCTATTCAGACTTTATACGTCAGTTCTCCAAGCTGGAGATCTGTAACCTGACTCCGGACACCCTGGCCAGTGACGAGGTGGGCCGCTGGAACAACTACCAGTATAAAGGCATGTGGAGGGTAGGGTCTACCGCTGGAGGCTGCAGGAACCATCCAG CCACGTTCTGCTCCAACCCCCAGTTTCTGTTGTGTCTGGAGGATGTGGACGATGATCCTCTGGATGATGTGGATGGCTGTACTTTCCTGGTGGGCCTGATGCAGAAAGACGGACGGCGCAACCGCCAGATGGGAGAAGAGCTCAGTGCCGTCGGGTTCGCCATCTATGCC GTTCCTGATGAG TATAAGGGTCAATCTAACATCCACCTGGGACCAGACGTGCTGCTGAGACAGAAACACGTGGCCATGAGCAGCACCTTCATTAACACCAGAGAG GTGTGTGACCGTTTCTGCCTTCCCCCTGGGGAGTACGTCGTCATCCCCTCCACCTTCCAGCCTCACAAGAACGGCAGCTTCATCCTCAGAGTGTTCTCGGAGAAACACGCAGCCACCAG TGAAATGGGCTCGGTGGCTGCTGAAGAGGTAAAGGAG ATTAAAGTGGCAGAGAAAGATGTGGATCCCAATTTCAAGCAAATGTTCAAGCAGATCGCCGGCAGT GACGGAGAAGTGACTGTCTTCCAACTTGTTGAAATTCTGAACAAAGTTTTCGCTAAAA GGGCCGACATCAAGACAGAAGGTTTTAGTCTTGAAACTGGACGACACATTGTCAGTCTTCTAGAT AAAGATGGAAATTCCAAGTTGGGACTGGTTGAATTCCACAAGCTTTGGATGAAGATCCAGAAATACGTG GAAATTTTCAAGAGTTACGACTCAGACCGCTCTGGAACTATGAGTTCACATGAGATGAGAGGTGCTCTGACAGAAGCAG
- the LOC110491224 gene encoding calpain-2 catalytic subunit-like isoform X2 → MTSMAGRLARQQERENGVGTNQQAVKFLQQDYETLLQGCLESGKLFQDPSFPAESKSLGYKELGKYSSKTKGLMWKRPTELCSNPKFIDDGATRTDICQGDLGDCWLLAAIASLTLDERVLARVVPPEQSFTDRYAGIFHFQFWQFGEWVDVVIDDRLPTRDGKLLFVHSAEGSEFWSALLEKAYAKVNGCYESLSGGSTIEGFEDFTGGIAEMYQLDKAPPHLFKIMEKALGLGSLLGCSIDITNSYETEAVTALKLVKGHAYSVTGAEEVHLHGDPVQLIRIRNPWGQVEWTGPWSDGSSEWKYVRPDEKLKLDHVAEDGEFWMSYSDFIRQFSKLEICNLTPDTLASDEVGRWNNYQYKGMWRVGSTAGGCRNHPATFCSNPQFLLCLEDVDDDPLDDVDGCTFLVGLMQKDGRRNRQMGEELSAVGFAIYAYKGQSNIHLGPDVLLRQKHVAMSSTFINTREVCDRFCLPPGEYVVIPSTFQPHKNGSFILRVFSEKHAATSEMGSVAAEEVKEIKVAEKDVDPNFKQMFKQIAGSDGEVTVFQLVEILNKVFAKRADIKTEGFSLETGRHIVSLLDKDGNSKLGLVEFHKLWMKIQKYVEIFKSYDSDRSGTMSSHEMRGALTEAGFHINNAVLQVIVNRYASAHYAIDFHCFVDCLIRVEMLFKMFKTLDTNASGKIELDVSQWLCLAIN, encoded by the exons ATGACGTCTATGGCAGGTCGGCTGGCCCGTCAGCAGGAGAGGGAAAACGGTGTTGGAACCAACCAGCAGGCGGTAAAGTTCCTCCAGCAGGACTATGAAACGCTGCTTCAGGGCTGTCTGGAGTCCGGGAAGCTGTTCCAGGACCCCTCCTTCCCAGCAGAGAGCAAGTCTCTAGGGTACAAAGAGCTCGGGAAGTACTCATCCAAGACCAAGGGGCTGATGTGGAAGAGACCCACG GAGTTGTGCTCAAACCCCAAATTCATTGACGATGGAGCCACCAGGACTGATATCTGCCAAGGAGATCTGG gGGACTGTTGGCTGCTGGCTGCTATTGCATCACTGACCCTGGACGAGAGAGTGCTGGCCAGGGTCGTTCCTCCTGAACAGAGCTTCACTGACCGCTACGCTGGCATCTTTCACTtccag TTCTGGCAGTTTGGTGAGTGGGTGGACGTGGTGATTGACGACCGGCTGCCCACCAGAGATGGAAAGCTGCTGTTTGTTCACTCAGCCGAGGGCTCTGAGTTCTGGAGCGCCCTGCTGGAGAAGGCTTACGCCAA ggtGAATGGATGCTATGAGTCTCTGTCAGGTGGCTCCACCATCGAGGGGTTTGAGGACTtcacaggagggatagcagagaTGTACCAGTTGGACAAAGCTCCTCCTCACCTCTTCAAGATCATGGAGAAGGCTCTTGGCCTGGGCTCTCTACTGGGCTGTTCCATTGAT ATCACCAATTCCTATGAGACAGAGGCAGTGACAGCTCTTAAACTGGTGAAGGGACACGCATACTCTGTCACCGGTGCTGAAGAG GTCCATCTCCATGGAGACCCGGTCCAGCTGATTCGCATCAGGAACCCCTGGGGACAGGTGGAGTGGACTGGGCCCTGGAGTGATGG TTCTAGTGAATGGAAATATGTCCGTCCCGACGAGAAGCTGAAGCTGGATCATGTTGCTGAGGATGGGGAGTTCTG gatGTCCTATTCAGACTTTATACGTCAGTTCTCCAAGCTGGAGATCTGTAACCTGACTCCGGACACCCTGGCCAGTGACGAGGTGGGCCGCTGGAACAACTACCAGTATAAAGGCATGTGGAGGGTAGGGTCTACCGCTGGAGGCTGCAGGAACCATCCAG CCACGTTCTGCTCCAACCCCCAGTTTCTGTTGTGTCTGGAGGATGTGGACGATGATCCTCTGGATGATGTGGATGGCTGTACTTTCCTGGTGGGCCTGATGCAGAAAGACGGACGGCGCAACCGCCAGATGGGAGAAGAGCTCAGTGCCGTCGGGTTCGCCATCTATGCC TATAAGGGTCAATCTAACATCCACCTGGGACCAGACGTGCTGCTGAGACAGAAACACGTGGCCATGAGCAGCACCTTCATTAACACCAGAGAG GTGTGTGACCGTTTCTGCCTTCCCCCTGGGGAGTACGTCGTCATCCCCTCCACCTTCCAGCCTCACAAGAACGGCAGCTTCATCCTCAGAGTGTTCTCGGAGAAACACGCAGCCACCAG TGAAATGGGCTCGGTGGCTGCTGAAGAGGTAAAGGAG ATTAAAGTGGCAGAGAAAGATGTGGATCCCAATTTCAAGCAAATGTTCAAGCAGATCGCCGGCAGT GACGGAGAAGTGACTGTCTTCCAACTTGTTGAAATTCTGAACAAAGTTTTCGCTAAAA GGGCCGACATCAAGACAGAAGGTTTTAGTCTTGAAACTGGACGACACATTGTCAGTCTTCTAGAT AAAGATGGAAATTCCAAGTTGGGACTGGTTGAATTCCACAAGCTTTGGATGAAGATCCAGAAATACGTG GAAATTTTCAAGAGTTACGACTCAGACCGCTCTGGAACTATGAGTTCACATGAGATGAGAGGTGCTCTGACAGAAGCAG